In the genome of Pseudarthrobacter sp. IC2-21, one region contains:
- a CDS encoding MFS transporter translates to MTSLRSPAQRSRTFTGILVNTALANITTSYLWFALTFWVYLGTRNVIATGVVGGLYMLLIALSSIGFGTFVDRYRKLAVMRFAAGFTLVMLVLAGVMFLLTPAARLLDLAGPWFWLFTLIILVGAVVENMRNIALSTTVTILIEPDRRANANGLVGMVQGLMFIVTSVLSGLSVGLVGMGWTIVVALVLTALAFAHLLTLRMPEEVRAAATDAHGSFDLRGSLAAVLAIAGLFALILFSTFNNFIGGVYMALMDPYGLEMFPVELWGTYFALGATGFIVGGALVGKLGLGSNPLRTMLIAVILMGVLGAVFTVREWAWLYIAGIWLYLVLVPVVEAAEQTVIQRVVPLPRQGRVFGFAMAFESAAAPITAFLIAPIAQFWIIPYARSAEGAAQLAPLLGEGTSRGIALVFLVAGIIMVVAALLAFLTPVYRRVSASYSGGTAEAEEAADTAR, encoded by the coding sequence ATGACGTCCTTGCGCAGCCCGGCACAGCGGTCCCGCACGTTCACCGGAATCCTGGTGAATACTGCCCTTGCCAACATCACCACCAGTTACCTGTGGTTCGCCCTGACGTTCTGGGTGTACCTGGGGACGCGCAACGTGATCGCCACCGGCGTGGTGGGTGGTTTGTACATGCTGCTGATCGCGCTCTCCAGCATCGGCTTCGGCACCTTCGTGGACCGCTACCGCAAGCTGGCCGTCATGCGCTTCGCCGCAGGGTTCACCCTGGTGATGTTGGTGCTGGCGGGGGTCATGTTCCTGCTGACACCGGCCGCCAGGCTGCTGGACCTGGCCGGGCCGTGGTTCTGGCTCTTCACGCTGATCATCCTGGTCGGTGCGGTGGTGGAGAACATGCGCAATATCGCCCTGTCCACCACCGTCACTATTCTCATCGAGCCCGACAGGCGGGCCAATGCCAACGGGCTCGTGGGCATGGTGCAGGGGCTGATGTTCATCGTCACTTCGGTGCTCTCCGGATTATCCGTGGGGCTGGTGGGCATGGGCTGGACCATCGTCGTCGCCCTCGTGCTCACCGCGCTGGCCTTCGCGCACCTCCTCACACTGCGCATGCCCGAAGAGGTGCGTGCGGCGGCCACGGATGCACACGGCAGCTTTGACCTGCGCGGGTCCCTCGCCGCCGTGCTTGCCATCGCCGGCCTGTTCGCGCTGATCCTGTTTTCAACCTTCAACAACTTTATCGGCGGGGTCTACATGGCGCTGATGGATCCCTACGGCCTGGAGATGTTCCCCGTGGAGCTCTGGGGGACCTACTTCGCGCTGGGCGCCACCGGCTTCATCGTGGGCGGCGCGCTGGTGGGCAAGTTGGGGCTCGGGTCCAATCCATTGCGCACCATGCTCATCGCGGTGATCCTGATGGGCGTTCTCGGCGCCGTGTTCACAGTGCGGGAATGGGCCTGGCTGTACATCGCGGGCATCTGGCTCTACCTGGTCCTGGTTCCCGTTGTGGAGGCTGCAGAGCAGACAGTCATCCAGCGGGTGGTGCCGCTGCCGCGGCAGGGCCGGGTGTTCGGGTTCGCCATGGCGTTTGAGTCAGCGGCGGCACCGATCACGGCCTTCCTCATTGCGCCGATCGCCCAGTTCTGGATCATCCCGTATGCGCGGTCGGCCGAGGGCGCGGCCCAGCTGGCCCCGCTGCTGGGCGAGGGCACCTCGCGCGGCATAGCGCTGGTGTTCCTGGTGGCCGGAATCATCATGGTGGTGGCCGCCCTGCTGGCCTTCCTGACTCCGGTGTACCGCCGCGTCTCGGCGTCCTACTCGGGGGGAACGGCAGAAGCGGAGGAAGCGGCGGACACTGCCAGGTGA
- a CDS encoding LacI family DNA-binding transcriptional regulator — translation MAKSSGPAGTKVTIYDIAKIAGVNPSTVSRALGKPERVSAKTRKLVEQAAAELNFRASPLARSLLTGRTGTVGLIVADITNPSYFDMIRGAQAAAAANGLTLVLAESAESAATELRVARRIQPSTDGIVLASPRMSDPEIRALNATKPVTVINRSVAGVDSVVPDVEPGISEAVRHLASGGHRRIAFLAGPDTSWLSARRWECLRSACEWTGREALLIPTTAPTAEGGRRAARDVIASGATAALCFNDVLAIGLMRELQAAKVTIPDEFSVVGFDNIFGSDFTTPALTTIAAPFTEAGATALSLVLAALPNADDGSPNVRGAGGAELPTSLIVRGSSGRLLGG, via the coding sequence ATGGCGAAGAGCTCCGGCCCGGCCGGCACCAAGGTCACGATTTACGACATCGCAAAGATTGCCGGCGTCAATCCCTCCACCGTGTCCCGGGCCCTGGGAAAACCGGAACGGGTGAGCGCCAAAACAAGGAAACTCGTGGAGCAGGCGGCCGCGGAGCTCAACTTCAGAGCAAGCCCCCTCGCCCGTTCCCTCCTGACGGGCCGGACCGGCACGGTCGGGCTGATCGTCGCGGACATCACGAACCCCAGCTATTTCGACATGATCCGCGGCGCCCAGGCCGCCGCCGCCGCGAACGGCCTGACGCTGGTGCTCGCCGAATCCGCTGAATCGGCGGCAACGGAGCTGAGGGTTGCCCGGCGGATCCAGCCTTCCACCGACGGCATCGTCCTCGCCAGCCCGCGCATGTCCGATCCTGAGATCAGGGCACTGAACGCCACGAAGCCTGTCACCGTCATCAACCGCAGCGTGGCAGGTGTCGACTCGGTAGTCCCCGACGTGGAACCCGGCATCTCCGAAGCGGTCCGCCACCTTGCGTCCGGCGGCCACCGCAGGATCGCCTTCCTGGCCGGCCCGGACACCTCATGGCTTTCGGCCCGCCGCTGGGAATGCCTGCGGTCCGCCTGTGAATGGACAGGGCGCGAGGCCCTGCTCATCCCCACCACGGCACCCACCGCCGAGGGCGGCCGGCGTGCCGCGAGGGACGTGATCGCCTCCGGGGCCACCGCCGCCCTATGCTTCAACGATGTCCTGGCCATCGGGCTGATGCGGGAACTGCAGGCGGCGAAAGTGACCATACCGGACGAGTTCAGCGTGGTGGGCTTCGACAATATTTTCGGCTCCGACTTCACCACCCCGGCCCTGACCACCATCGCCGCGCCGTTCACCGAAGCCGGCGCCACGGCGCTGTCCCTCGTTCTGGCGGCCCTGCCAAACGCGGACGACGGGTCCCCGAACGTGCGCGGTGCGGGCGGTGCGGAACTGCCCACCAGCCTGATTGTGCGCGGTTCCAGCGGCAGGCTGCTTGGTGGCTGA
- a CDS encoding sigma 54-interacting transcriptional regulator, with the protein MSDRPDVFTVGELRAAGHVRKDLRHEIRDNLLAALAAGRDPWPGIYGFGRTVLPQLERALIAGHDVVLLGERGQGKTRLLRTLAGLLDEWSPVIEDSELNEHPYEPITEQSRARALTEGDRLRVAWRHRSERYVEKLATPDTSVADLIGDVDPMRVAEGRRLGDPETIHYGLIPRSNRGIVAINELPDLAERIQVSMLNVMEERDIQIRGYVLRLPLDVLVVASANPEDYTNRGRIITPLKDRFGAEIRTHYPIELEDEVAVIRQEGQLVADVPPVILEILARYTRALRLSPAVNQTSGVSARFAIAGAETVAAAALRRASVRGEDKAVARIIDLETAVDVLTGKIEFESGEEGREQAVLDHLLRTATAEAVRAHYQGLDLGPLVAALDGHRTVTTGDQVTAREFLENLPSLNGSALYDEISNRLGAQNDGQRAAAIELALEGLYLARRISKESDDEETIYG; encoded by the coding sequence GTGAGTGATCGCCCCGATGTATTTACTGTTGGTGAGTTGCGGGCCGCCGGCCATGTCCGGAAAGACCTGCGGCATGAAATCCGCGACAATCTGCTGGCCGCGCTCGCCGCCGGCCGGGATCCGTGGCCCGGGATATATGGATTCGGCCGGACAGTCCTGCCCCAGCTCGAACGCGCCCTGATCGCCGGGCATGACGTCGTCCTGCTCGGTGAACGCGGACAGGGCAAGACCCGGCTCCTGCGCACCCTCGCCGGGCTGCTGGACGAGTGGTCGCCGGTGATCGAGGACTCGGAACTGAACGAACACCCGTACGAACCCATTACCGAGCAGTCGCGCGCCCGGGCCCTCACCGAAGGTGACCGCCTGCGGGTGGCGTGGCGGCACCGCTCGGAGCGTTACGTCGAGAAGCTCGCGACGCCGGACACCTCTGTTGCCGACCTGATCGGCGATGTTGATCCCATGCGGGTGGCCGAGGGCCGCCGGCTCGGAGACCCCGAAACCATCCATTACGGCCTGATCCCGCGCTCCAACCGAGGCATCGTCGCCATCAACGAACTGCCGGACCTCGCCGAGCGGATCCAGGTATCGATGTTGAACGTCATGGAGGAACGCGACATCCAGATCCGCGGCTACGTGCTGCGGCTGCCGCTTGACGTGTTGGTGGTGGCCTCCGCCAACCCGGAGGACTACACCAACCGTGGGCGGATCATTACGCCGCTGAAGGACCGCTTCGGGGCGGAGATCCGCACCCACTACCCCATTGAGCTCGAGGACGAGGTCGCCGTGATCCGGCAGGAGGGCCAGCTCGTTGCCGACGTCCCCCCGGTTATCCTCGAAATACTGGCCCGGTACACCCGCGCCCTCAGGTTGTCGCCGGCCGTCAACCAGACCTCCGGGGTCTCGGCACGGTTCGCCATCGCGGGGGCCGAAACGGTTGCTGCCGCAGCCCTGCGCCGGGCCAGTGTGCGCGGCGAGGATAAGGCGGTGGCGCGGATCATCGACCTGGAAACCGCTGTTGACGTCCTGACCGGCAAGATCGAGTTCGAATCCGGGGAGGAGGGCCGCGAACAGGCGGTTCTTGACCACCTCCTGCGCACGGCCACAGCGGAGGCGGTGCGGGCGCACTACCAGGGCCTGGACCTGGGACCGCTCGTGGCCGCCCTGGACGGACACCGGACCGTCACCACCGGAGATCAGGTCACCGCCCGCGAGTTCCTGGAAAACCTCCCCTCGCTCAACGGGTCAGCCCTTTACGACGAGATCAGTAACAGGCTCGGCGCCCAAAATGACGGCCAGCGTGCCGCGGCGATCGAGCTTGCCCTCGAAGGTCTCTACCTCGCCCGGCGGATCTCAAAGGAGTCCGACGACGAGGAAACCATCTACGGTTAG
- a CDS encoding MSMEG_4193 family putative phosphomutase, with translation MTAAAPPGHPAPAPDPQDTLLLLVRHGATPTTGMVLPGHAPGLHLSDRGRDQAARVAERLDGLPLDGLYSSPLERARETAAPTAARRGLEVREHAGLIECDFGDWTGAALADLAVLPQWQTVQHNPSAFRFPNGESFVQMQARVVGALEALCAANPGGVVVCFSHADPIKAALAHALGTHLDLFQRIAVSPGSVSAISFVAGRAPAVLLVNSTAEPLSGLRVP, from the coding sequence ATGACTGCAGCCGCTCCCCCGGGACATCCGGCCCCGGCGCCGGACCCACAGGACACCCTGCTGCTGCTGGTGCGGCACGGTGCAACGCCCACCACCGGCATGGTGCTGCCGGGTCACGCCCCGGGACTGCATCTGTCCGACCGGGGACGCGACCAGGCGGCACGCGTGGCGGAACGCCTGGACGGCCTGCCCCTTGACGGCCTCTACTCCTCGCCGCTGGAACGCGCCCGCGAGACCGCCGCGCCCACGGCCGCCCGCAGGGGCCTGGAAGTGCGGGAACATGCCGGCCTGATCGAGTGCGACTTCGGGGACTGGACCGGCGCCGCGCTCGCCGACCTGGCGGTCCTGCCGCAGTGGCAGACCGTCCAGCACAATCCCTCGGCCTTCCGCTTCCCGAACGGGGAGAGCTTCGTGCAGATGCAGGCACGCGTGGTGGGGGCGCTCGAGGCACTTTGCGCCGCCAACCCCGGGGGCGTGGTTGTATGTTTTTCCCACGCCGACCCCATCAAGGCGGCTCTTGCCCACGCCCTGGGCACGCATTTGGACCTGTTCCAGCGGATTGCGGTCAGCCCCGGCTCCGTGTCCGCCATCTCCTTTGTGGCTGGCCGGGCACCGGCGGTGCTGCTGGTGAACTCCACCGCTGAACCGCTGAGTGGACTGAGGGTGCCGTGA
- the ilvD gene encoding dihydroxy-acid dehydratase: MPPLRSRTVTHGRNMVGARALLRAAGVNGDDFGKPIIAVANSFTEFVPGHTHLQPVGRIVSDAIIEAGGIPREFNTIAVDDGIAMGHGGMLYSLPSRDLIADSLEYMVNAHCADALICISNCDKITPGMLMAALRLNIPTVFVSGGPMEGGTAVLVDGTVRKRLNLISAIADAVNDSVSDEDLLRIEETSCPTCGSCSGMFTANSMNCLTEALGLSLPGNGTTLATHTARKDLYQDAGKAIVDITNAYYDGDDESVLPRAIAGRAAFENAMTMDIAMGGSSNTILHLLAAAQEAELDFTLEDIDAISRRTPCLTKVAPNGDYLVEDVHRAGGIPAILGELDRGGMLNHDVRSVHGPDLRSWLDDWDIRGGKATNTAVELFHAAPGCVRSATAFSQSERWDTLDTDSANGCVRSVANAHTVEGGLAVLRGNISVDGCVVKTAGVDESIFKFSGPAVVFESQDDAVEAILSKRIEAGDVVVIRYEGPRGGPGMQEMLYPTSFLKGLGLGAKCALITDGRFSGGTSGLSIGHISPEAAAGGAIALIEDGDIITIDIPARSIAVEVSDAELDRRRELLEAGSGYRPRNRERAVSPALRAYAAFALSADKGAVRHVPLEPLPAAVTVG, encoded by the coding sequence ATGCCTCCACTACGCTCACGAACAGTCACCCACGGCCGCAACATGGTCGGCGCACGCGCCCTGCTCCGCGCCGCCGGCGTCAACGGCGACGATTTCGGCAAGCCGATCATCGCCGTCGCCAACAGCTTCACCGAATTCGTCCCCGGCCACACGCACCTCCAGCCCGTGGGACGCATCGTTTCGGACGCCATCATTGAGGCCGGCGGCATCCCGCGCGAGTTCAACACCATCGCCGTCGATGACGGCATCGCCATGGGCCACGGCGGCATGCTGTACTCCCTGCCCTCGCGCGACCTGATCGCCGACTCACTCGAGTACATGGTCAACGCGCACTGCGCCGACGCCTTGATCTGCATCTCCAACTGCGACAAGATCACCCCCGGCATGCTGATGGCCGCGCTGCGCCTGAACATCCCCACGGTTTTCGTCAGCGGCGGCCCGATGGAGGGCGGCACGGCCGTGCTGGTGGACGGCACCGTCCGGAAGCGCCTCAACCTGATCTCCGCCATCGCCGACGCCGTCAACGACTCCGTTTCCGATGAGGACCTGCTGCGGATCGAGGAAACCTCCTGCCCCACCTGCGGTTCTTGCTCGGGCATGTTCACGGCCAACTCCATGAACTGCCTCACCGAAGCATTGGGCCTCTCGCTGCCGGGAAACGGCACCACGCTGGCCACGCATACCGCACGCAAGGACCTGTACCAGGACGCCGGCAAGGCAATCGTGGACATCACCAACGCCTACTACGACGGCGACGACGAGTCCGTGCTGCCGCGGGCCATTGCCGGCCGCGCCGCGTTCGAAAACGCCATGACCATGGACATCGCCATGGGCGGCTCGTCCAACACCATCCTGCACCTGCTCGCCGCAGCCCAGGAGGCCGAGCTGGACTTCACGCTCGAGGACATCGATGCGATCTCGCGCCGCACCCCCTGCCTGACCAAGGTTGCCCCCAACGGCGACTACCTCGTCGAGGACGTCCACCGCGCCGGCGGCATCCCGGCCATCCTCGGTGAACTGGACCGCGGCGGGATGCTCAACCACGATGTGCGCTCCGTGCACGGCCCGGACCTGCGCTCCTGGCTGGACGACTGGGACATCCGCGGCGGCAAGGCGACCAACACCGCCGTCGAGCTGTTCCACGCGGCGCCCGGCTGCGTCCGCTCAGCCACTGCATTCTCCCAGTCCGAACGTTGGGACACGCTGGACACGGACAGCGCCAACGGCTGCGTCCGGTCCGTCGCCAATGCGCACACCGTGGAGGGCGGGCTGGCCGTGCTGCGGGGCAACATTTCGGTGGACGGCTGCGTGGTGAAGACCGCCGGCGTGGATGAATCGATCTTTAAGTTCTCCGGGCCGGCCGTGGTTTTCGAATCGCAGGACGACGCCGTGGAAGCCATCCTGAGCAAACGGATCGAGGCAGGCGACGTGGTGGTGATCCGCTACGAAGGCCCGCGCGGCGGCCCGGGCATGCAGGAAATGCTGTACCCGACGTCGTTCCTCAAGGGCCTGGGGCTCGGCGCCAAATGTGCGCTCATCACCGACGGCCGCTTCTCCGGCGGAACGTCAGGACTGTCCATCGGCCACATCTCTCCCGAGGCGGCCGCGGGAGGAGCCATCGCCCTCATCGAGGACGGCGACATCATCACCATCGACATCCCCGCGCGCTCCATCGCGGTGGAAGTGTCCGACGCCGAGCTTGACCGCCGCCGTGAACTGCTGGAGGCGGGCAGCGGCTACCGGCCCCGCAACCGTGAGCGGGCGGTCTCACCGGCGCTCCGGGCCTACGCCGCCTTCGCGCTCTCGGCGGACAAAGGGGCCGTGCGCCACGTGCCTCTCGAACCGCTCCCCGCGGCGGTGACAGTGGGCTGA
- a CDS encoding cyclodeaminase/cyclohydrolase family protein, with protein sequence MDDADAVTTQRTTVEDWTRALAESSGSPGGGAGTGVMLAIAASLTAMVAGYTEPDPHQRTELDAIHERALLLRRTALRLADEDAAASQAFGAAFHQEPGPDREDAIHRASVDAAKASAVLGDQAIAAIGDLGWLAANGNPALIADVVVAFGALRAAVTGARTNVSFDLGALTSAGATLEEVRGQHPKLWETVQRLTTALDRIDDLAAGIDHRAAPTDAG encoded by the coding sequence ATGGACGATGCTGATGCTGTAACCACGCAACGCACCACGGTAGAGGATTGGACCCGGGCGCTGGCAGAGTCCAGCGGCTCGCCCGGCGGCGGCGCCGGGACCGGAGTCATGCTGGCCATCGCCGCGTCGTTGACAGCGATGGTTGCCGGCTACACCGAACCCGACCCGCACCAGCGGACGGAGCTCGACGCTATCCATGAACGGGCGCTGCTGCTCCGCCGGACCGCCCTTCGGCTGGCCGACGAGGACGCCGCCGCCTCGCAGGCTTTCGGAGCGGCGTTCCACCAGGAGCCGGGACCGGACCGCGAGGACGCCATCCACCGGGCCTCCGTGGACGCTGCGAAGGCATCGGCAGTGCTCGGCGACCAGGCGATCGCAGCCATCGGGGATCTGGGCTGGCTCGCTGCCAACGGCAACCCTGCCCTCATTGCCGATGTCGTCGTCGCGTTCGGTGCCCTCAGAGCCGCGGTCACCGGGGCACGCACCAACGTGAGTTTTGACCTCGGCGCGCTCACGTCCGCAGGTGCCACTCTCGAGGAGGTCCGCGGGCAGCATCCGAAACTGTGGGAGACAGTCCAGCGGCTCACTACCGCTCTTGACCGGATTGATGACCTGGCCGCAGGGATAGACCACCGCGCCGCCCCGACAGATGCCGGTTAG
- a CDS encoding dihydrofolate reductase family protein, with amino-acid sequence MSGTTTRASSAQLMVDLIISLDGYASAEGWPGWWGLEGPEYLAWLEEEGAKRYTILMGANTYRLMSGMAADAEADGSAFSREEGASLTGLAAVPKIIFSATLPAPLAWPNSEFVTGDAVEAVREMKRTGTGTLSTLGSLSLSRSLLTAGLVDRFRVVVFPVITGRTGRERIYDGYPDVALEMVESRTFDGRLQLLEYVPTVLTGPPARGPGEQRTG; translated from the coding sequence ATGAGCGGGACAACCACCCGGGCGTCATCGGCACAGCTGATGGTGGACCTGATTATCTCCCTGGACGGCTATGCCTCCGCCGAGGGATGGCCGGGCTGGTGGGGCCTGGAAGGGCCGGAATACCTGGCCTGGCTTGAGGAGGAGGGGGCGAAGCGGTACACGATCCTGATGGGGGCGAACACCTACCGGCTGATGTCCGGCATGGCGGCGGACGCCGAAGCGGACGGCTCCGCATTTTCCCGGGAAGAGGGTGCGAGCCTGACCGGCCTCGCCGCCGTTCCCAAGATCATCTTCTCCGCCACCTTGCCGGCGCCCCTGGCCTGGCCGAACTCGGAGTTCGTCACCGGGGACGCCGTGGAGGCCGTGAGGGAAATGAAAAGGACCGGCACCGGCACGCTGAGCACGCTGGGCAGCCTCAGCCTGTCCCGCTCGTTGCTGACGGCCGGTCTGGTGGACCGGTTCCGGGTGGTGGTGTTCCCCGTAATCACCGGCCGCACCGGACGGGAGCGGATCTACGACGGCTATCCGGACGTCGCGCTCGAAATGGTCGAAAGCAGGACCTTCGACGGCCGGCTCCAGCTGCTCGAGTACGTCCCCACGGTGCTCACCGGGCCGCCGGCCCGCGGACCCGGTGAACAGCGGACGGGATGA
- the arfB gene encoding alternative ribosome rescue aminoacyl-tRNA hydrolase ArfB → MDLEVSPALIIPAAELGWRFSRSSGPGGQHVNTTDSRAELSWNVSGSAVLSESQRLALLERLGPRLIGGVITVTASEQRSQLRNRELALAKLADLVRAALAPEGPRRRPTKPTRGSKYRHLAAKQQRSATKQQRRRPSAE, encoded by the coding sequence ATGGATCTGGAGGTGTCGCCCGCGCTCATCATTCCGGCGGCGGAACTGGGCTGGCGGTTCTCCCGTTCGTCGGGTCCAGGCGGCCAGCATGTCAACACCACGGACAGCCGGGCCGAGCTCTCATGGAACGTCAGTGGCTCCGCGGTGCTCTCGGAAAGCCAGCGCCTGGCGCTACTGGAGCGGCTCGGACCACGCCTGATCGGCGGCGTGATCACCGTGACCGCTTCCGAGCAGCGTTCCCAGCTGCGCAACCGCGAGCTCGCGCTGGCCAAGCTCGCTGACCTTGTGCGGGCTGCCCTTGCCCCGGAAGGTCCCCGCCGCCGGCCCACCAAACCCACGCGGGGATCGAAATACCGCCATCTTGCAGCCAAGCAGCAGCGGTCGGCAACCAAACAGCAACGACGGCGGCCTTCCGCCGAGTAG
- a CDS encoding helix-turn-helix transcriptional regulator: MSDERRRELGQFLRDRRGNLVRAELGLPPIGRSRTQGLRREEVASFAAVSVTWYTWLEQGREINASRQVLEAIARVLQLTAAENAYLLALGGYAPVPAADIVPIEEAPAHVQRLLDSLDFPAFAVAPDWGIAGWNRAYAGLYSRIAAIGPADRNLLWLIFTDPHLRDMLPDWEETSRHFVAEFRAEAGARLGSAAHTALISRLTGASPEFARLWADRGVERFASRQRVFLHPDAGRLVYEQHRLVPSDAPELHLVMYAPVPEN, encoded by the coding sequence GTGAGTGATGAACGACGGCGGGAGCTGGGGCAGTTCCTGCGTGACCGGCGAGGAAATCTGGTGCGGGCCGAGCTGGGGCTGCCGCCCATTGGGCGCAGCCGCACCCAGGGGCTGCGCCGCGAGGAGGTTGCCTCCTTTGCCGCCGTGAGTGTCACCTGGTACACGTGGCTCGAGCAGGGCCGGGAGATCAACGCCTCCCGCCAGGTCCTCGAAGCCATCGCGCGGGTGCTGCAGCTGACAGCAGCGGAGAACGCGTACCTGCTGGCTCTGGGAGGCTACGCCCCGGTGCCGGCGGCGGACATCGTCCCGATCGAGGAAGCGCCCGCCCATGTGCAGCGGCTCCTGGATTCCCTGGACTTCCCGGCTTTTGCCGTGGCCCCGGACTGGGGGATTGCGGGCTGGAACCGGGCCTACGCCGGCCTGTATTCGCGCATCGCGGCCATCGGCCCGGCGGACAGGAATCTCCTCTGGCTCATCTTCACCGACCCGCACCTGCGCGACATGCTGCCGGACTGGGAAGAGACCTCCCGCCATTTCGTCGCAGAATTCCGTGCCGAAGCGGGAGCCCGGCTCGGCTCCGCCGCCCACACGGCCCTGATCTCCCGCCTGACCGGGGCCAGCCCCGAGTTTGCCCGGCTTTGGGCGGACCGCGGCGTGGAGCGCTTCGCCTCCCGGCAGCGGGTGTTCCTGCATCCCGACGCCGGCCGGCTGGTCTACGAACAGCACCGTCTGGTGCCCTCGGATGCACCGGAACTGCATCTGGTCATGTACGCCCCTGTGCCGGAGAACTGA
- a CDS encoding SCO1664 family protein translates to MPGRELTLLNEGRVEVLGRILRSSNETFLVRVSRGADSGRAVYKPEAGERPLSDFLPGLFRRERAAYLLSEYLAWGLVPTTVIRDDAPLGIGSLQWFVECDFREHYFTLYADAPETHRELARIALFDYITNNTDRKSGHVLRGDDGRIWGIDHGLCFAAPFKLRTVIWDFAGEPIPGALLEDLIPLAEAVPAEVAELLTQAEVAALQRRVRRVLLDGVLPVDQTGMRYPWPLV, encoded by the coding sequence GTGCCCGGCCGTGAGCTGACCCTGCTGAACGAGGGCCGGGTGGAGGTGCTTGGCCGGATCCTCCGCAGCAGCAATGAGACCTTCCTGGTCCGGGTCTCCCGAGGGGCGGATTCCGGGCGTGCGGTCTACAAGCCTGAGGCCGGCGAGCGCCCGCTGTCCGATTTCCTGCCCGGGTTGTTTCGCCGGGAACGGGCGGCGTACCTGCTCAGCGAGTACCTGGCGTGGGGTCTGGTTCCCACCACGGTAATCCGCGACGACGCGCCACTGGGCATCGGGTCGCTGCAGTGGTTCGTCGAGTGCGACTTCCGGGAGCATTATTTCACCCTGTACGCTGACGCCCCGGAGACCCACCGCGAACTTGCCCGGATTGCCCTGTTCGACTACATCACCAACAACACGGACCGCAAGAGCGGGCACGTGCTGCGTGGCGACGACGGGCGGATCTGGGGAATCGATCACGGGCTGTGCTTCGCCGCGCCGTTCAAGCTCCGCACCGTCATCTGGGACTTCGCCGGAGAACCGATCCCCGGCGCCCTGCTTGAGGACCTCATTCCGCTCGCCGAGGCCGTGCCGGCCGAGGTGGCGGAACTTCTCACCCAGGCCGAGGTCGCCGCACTGCAGCGGAGGGTACGGCGGGTCCTGCTGGACGGGGTCCTGCCCGTGGACCAGACCGGCATGCGGTACCCGTGGCCGCTGGTGTGA